TAAAACCACCATCGAACCATGGCTCCATATTTTTAATACTCGCGAAAGATTCCTTTGAGTTAATGGATGAAGTACTGGTTTTGTATGTATCTGAATCTTTAGCCCTTACATTCTGATCTAACTGTATCCACAGATACTCAAGTGCATCTGGAGATTGATTGTAATAAGTTATTTCCTCATTCCCATAAATTCGTTGCTTCGCCTCGTCTAGCTTTATCTCCATGCTGTAGTCTGCACGCTGTTGCCAGTACTCATGGCCAGGTGCTCCAGCAGCATTTCTGTAGGTATTTGGAGTAGGAAGGGCTGTACCCAGTTGTTGAAATGAATTGGTTACTTTTTCCTGGGATGCCAGTCCTAATACCAGGAAAATGCTCAACCCGAAAATGGTAAGGTTCTTCAATCGCATAGATTTTATTTTAAAGGCGCGAATTTAAAATCTTAAATGCCTCCAACTCGAAAATTTTGCCAAAAGGATTTCCAAATCTTGTAGCTCTATGGTTTCCTTAATAGCTTTACCACCACTTATGAAAGCTAAGTTTACTTTACCCGTCTCATTTACCCTCCTTCTAATTTGGATTATTTGTTCCTCTTTTAGTCACCCCTTTCACGTTAGTGTTAGTCTCTTAGATGCTGATTTTCAAAACAAAAGGATAAAATGCACTCACAAAATTTTTGTCGACGACTTAGAAAAGGGATTGGCTTTGGCCTTTAATAAAAGTATCAAACTGACGAAAAAAACTATCACTTCCGAGGATACCCAAAAACATTTAGAATCCTACTTACAATCAAACTTTAAGATTAGGTTTAAAGATGAGATGCTACCCCAATGGGTGGGCTGTGAAATTGAAAATGATTTAATCTGGGTTTATGTGGCTTATGAAGCTAAGGAGAAATGGGTGGAAACTTTAGAAGTAAAAAACAACCTTCTATTTAACACCTATAGCGACCAGTTAAACATCGTTCACTTTGAATATAGCGGAGAGAAGTACACTCAACATTTTAACCAAAAGGTAAAGGATTTTGCTCCTTTAAAAACGCATGACTAAGAAAGAAAAAGCCGCATTTATAGTAGATAAGTTGGAGCAACTCTATCCAGAAACTCCAGTACCTTTAGACCATAAGGACCCATATACATTATTAATCGCCGTCTTACTTTCGGCGCAATGTACAGACGAACGAGTAAATCAGGTAACTCCTTATTTATGGGAATTAGCTGACAATCCCTTTGATATGGCCAAGCAAACTCAAGAGGATATCAAAGCAATAATTCGTCCTTGCGGGCTTTCTCCTCGAAAATCTGCGGCTATTCTGGAGCTTTCTAAAATCCTAGTAAAAAAATATAATGGTGAGGTTCCCCAATCTTTCGATGCCTTAGAAGAACTACCAGGTGTTGGTCATAAAACCGCCTCCGTGGTTATGGCGCAAGCATTCAATGTACCCGCCTTCCCGGTAGATACACATATACATAGATTACTTTACCGATGGACCATTAGTACAGGCAAATCGGTGGAAAAAACCGAAGCGGACGCAAAAAAGATTTTTCCAAAAGAGTTATGGAACAAACTGCATTTGCAGATTATATTCTATGGAAGAGAATACTGCAAAGCACGCGGACATAATCCAAATGATTGCCCCATTTGTTCTGCCATTGGTAGAAAGAATATGAAATAAAAAATCCCGGTAAAACCGGGATTTCAATTAATTTTTAATGATGGGCGCATCAAAATGAATGCGCTTGAAAACTTGGGTATCAACAGACCTACTATAGCTTTTTAAAAAATTAAGTGTTTTACTTTTAGGTGACACTCCACTACCGTTTAACTCATTAATAAATTCAAAGGAAGTAGCATTATTCATAGGCAATTTGTTTCCTATGAAACGCACCGCAAACGTACTTATTATTGAGGGCTCAAAATTATGTTGTGTTCCTTTATCATTTTCCTAATGTTTATTAGGGCATAACGCATTCTTCCTAAAGCAGTATTTATCGAAACTCCTGTATTTTCAGCAATCTCTTTAAAACTCATATCCTGAAAGCAACGCATCTGAACCACCTCCTTTTGTTCCTCTGGTAATTGCTCCATAAGCTTTTTAACATCAGAGCCAATCTGATCCATAACCAACTGATCTTCTACCGTTAACTCCTCCATGTCAAGCGTTGCAAAAATGTCGTAATCATCGCCACCCGATACCATACGCATTTTCTTTTCACGTCTGAAATGATCTATTACCAGGTTATGTGCTATCCTACAAACCCAAGGCAAAAACTTACCCTCTTCGTTGTACCTGCCACTTTTTAACGTGCGAATTACCTTCATAAAGGTTTCCTGAAATATATCTTCAGCCAATTCGCCGTCGTGAACCATAAAGTATATATTCTGGTATACCTTGGTTTTGTGACGTTCTAATAAAATTTCGAATGCTTTTTCGTTTCCCTTTATATAATGAGAAACCAATACGTGATCGCTTTCCTGCAACATACCCTTACTCTTTTGCAAACCAACACCGTTGGTCCTTGATTTATACTGATTTAAGAGTAAAAGTGTTTTATATGCAGAATTTTTGTTGGTGTTCCTCAAAGATACTTAAAAAATCTACTATGCAAATCCGTTAACAACTTTTTTAGGATTAAAGACTCCTCTTTGACCGCTACATTTTGCATGATACCTATTTTTATAGCTTTAAATTTTACTGCGTGCAAAAGGCAAAAGAAGATTTCATCCATATAAAAGGAGCGAGAGTTCACAACCTTAAGAATGTTGATGTTAAAATTCCGAGAAATAGCTTTACAGTTATTACCGGGGTTTCTGGATCAGGAAAATCTTCTCTTGCCTTCGATACTCTTTATGCTGAAGGCCAGCGTAGATATGTAGAGTCTTTGTCTTCTTATGCTAGACAGTTTTTAGGTCGACTAGAAAAACCAGATGTTGACCAAATAAACGGCTTAAGCCCTGCTATCGCCATAGAACAAAAGGTTATTGCCAAAAACTCTAGGTCTACCGTTGCAACTACCACAGAAATCTACGACTACCTAAAGCTTTTGTTTGCGAGAATTGGTGCCACCATATCCCCTATTTCTGGTCAACCGGTAAAACGGCATACAGTAGATGATGTGATTGATTGCATAAAAAAATGTCCCTCCGAAAGCGCCATAAGTGTTCTGGCGCCCTTTCCCGAAAACGACAGACTGGCCTCGGAGCAACTAAAACTATATACCCAACAGGGTTTTGCAAGAATATATATTGTTAACCAGGGATTTCAGCGCATTGAAAGTGCCGAAGCAGACCAAATAAACAGCCTTACTACAGATAAACTAAAACTCGCCGTAGATCGAATAAGATATAGCGAGGAAGATTTTGATCTCGCTCGCGTTACGGATGGAATAAACACCGCATTTTTCGAAGGGCACGGCAAATGCGAGTTACTAATTGAAACTCCCAAAGGAAAAGAAGAATGGGAGGAATTCTCCAACAAATTTGAGTTAGATGGGATGACTTTCGAGGAGCCTAGCGAAGCCTTTTTCTCTTTTAACAATCCCTACGGTGCCTGCGGTTCTTGTGAAGGATTTGGAAGCATAATCGGTATAGATCCAGAACTGGTAATCCCCGACCCAGAATTATCCGTTTACAACGATGCCATCGCATGTTGGCGGGGGGATAAAATGGGCGAATGGAAAGACCAACTTATAAGGTCTGCTTCAGAATTTAACTTCCCAATACACCGACCCATAAATGAGTTAAGCGAAAAGGAGTATGAGCTGCTTTGGAATGGGAACAAGCATTTTAAAGGATTAAATCGCTTTTTTAAATACCTAGAAGAAAAGTCCTATAAAATTCAATACCGCGTAATGCTGAGTCGTTACCGCGGCAAAACACTGTGCCCAGACTGTAAAGGATCGAGAATTAGAAAGGATGCTGCTTATGTAAAAATTGCAGGGAAATCCATCCAGGAAATCCTGAATTTGCCAGTCTCTAAGGCAAAGGACTTCTTTTCTACCCTCGAATTGAGCGAATACGAAAGACAAGTTTCAGATCGCCTATTGGTAGAAATTAATAATCGTTTGACCTTTTTAAGCGATGTAGGTCTTTCCTACCTAACCCTAGATCGTTTGGCAAATACCTTGTCTGGGGGAGAATCGCAGCGCATAAATTTAGCCACGTCATTAGGTAGTAGTTTGGTGGGATCTACTTATATACTAGACGAACCCAGTATAGGCTTGCATCCACGCGATACTGAAAACTTAATAGGCGTTTTAAAAAGATTACAGAAACTGGGGAATACCGTTGTGGTTGTTGAGCACGACAAGGAAATAATGCGCCAGGCGGATTACCTAGTAGATATGGGACCATTAGCAGGATCTAATGGCGGTGAAGTATGTTTTCAGGGGGATTTAAAAGCATTGGTTAAAAGCAGTACTCTAACCGCAAAATATTTATCCGGAAAGGAAAAATTAGAATCTGAACAAACCAAAGCCGAAAGCAAAAAGCACATAGAAATAGTAGGCGCACGAGAACATAACTTAAAGAATATAGACGCAAAATTTCCTATTAACCGATTTAGCGTGGTAACGGGAGTTTCAGGATCTGGAAAATCCACTCTAATCGGGGATATTTTATATCCTGCTGCTACCCGTGAAAAAGGTCTGGGTGGAAAAAAGCCCGGAAAGCACAAAGAAATTAAGGGGTTACAACATATTACTCAAATAGAATATGTGGATCAAAACCCTATTGGTAAAAGCTCTAGATCTAACCCGGTTACCTACGTAAAAGCCTTTGACGAAATAAGGAATTTGTTTGCCGGACTTCCTGCCTCTAAAACTCAAGGATTTAAGTCC
This DNA window, taken from Luteibaculum oceani, encodes the following:
- a CDS encoding DUF6702 family protein, which gives rise to MKAKFTLPVSFTLLLIWIICSSFSHPFHVSVSLLDADFQNKRIKCTHKIFVDDLEKGLALAFNKSIKLTKKTITSEDTQKHLESYLQSNFKIRFKDEMLPQWVGCEIENDLIWVYVAYEAKEKWVETLEVKNNLLFNTYSDQLNIVHFEYSGEKYTQHFNQKVKDFAPLKTHD
- the nth gene encoding endonuclease III, whose amino-acid sequence is MTKKEKAAFIVDKLEQLYPETPVPLDHKDPYTLLIAVLLSAQCTDERVNQVTPYLWELADNPFDMAKQTQEDIKAIIRPCGLSPRKSAAILELSKILVKKYNGEVPQSFDALEELPGVGHKTASVVMAQAFNVPAFPVDTHIHRLLYRWTISTGKSVEKTEADAKKIFPKELWNKLHLQIIFYGREYCKARGHNPNDCPICSAIGRKNMK
- a CDS encoding sigma-70 family RNA polymerase sigma factor; its protein translation is MLQESDHVLVSHYIKGNEKAFEILLERHKTKVYQNIYFMVHDGELAEDIFQETFMKVIRTLKSGRYNEEGKFLPWVCRIAHNLVIDHFRREKKMRMVSGGDDYDIFATLDMEELTVEDQLVMDQIGSDVKKLMEQLPEEQKEVVQMRCFQDMSFKEIAENTGVSINTALGRMRYALINIRKMIKEHNIILSPQ
- the uvrA gene encoding excinuclease ABC subunit UvrA gives rise to the protein MQKAKEDFIHIKGARVHNLKNVDVKIPRNSFTVITGVSGSGKSSLAFDTLYAEGQRRYVESLSSYARQFLGRLEKPDVDQINGLSPAIAIEQKVIAKNSRSTVATTTEIYDYLKLLFARIGATISPISGQPVKRHTVDDVIDCIKKCPSESAISVLAPFPENDRLASEQLKLYTQQGFARIYIVNQGFQRIESAEADQINSLTTDKLKLAVDRIRYSEEDFDLARVTDGINTAFFEGHGKCELLIETPKGKEEWEEFSNKFELDGMTFEEPSEAFFSFNNPYGACGSCEGFGSIIGIDPELVIPDPELSVYNDAIACWRGDKMGEWKDQLIRSASEFNFPIHRPINELSEKEYELLWNGNKHFKGLNRFFKYLEEKSYKIQYRVMLSRYRGKTLCPDCKGSRIRKDAAYVKIAGKSIQEILNLPVSKAKDFFSTLELSEYERQVSDRLLVEINNRLTFLSDVGLSYLTLDRLANTLSGGESQRINLATSLGSSLVGSTYILDEPSIGLHPRDTENLIGVLKRLQKLGNTVVVVEHDKEIMRQADYLVDMGPLAGSNGGEVCFQGDLKALVKSSTLTAKYLSGKEKLESEQTKAESKKHIEIVGAREHNLKNIDAKFPINRFSVVTGVSGSGKSTLIGDILYPAATREKGLGGKKPGKHKEIKGLQHITQIEYVDQNPIGKSSRSNPVTYVKAFDEIRNLFAGLPASKTQGFKSAHFSFNVPGGRCEECEGEGYIKIEMQFMADVQLTCESCKGKRYKDDVLDVRYQDHSIYDILNSTIDDAIALFSSDEKTRAAKKIVDKLTPLQQVGLGYLKLGQSSNTLSGGEAQRIKLASFLSKGNSKEKILFLFDEPTTGLHFHDITNLLKSFRLLLAEGHTIICIEHNLDLIKQADWIVDIGPDGGENGGNLMFQGAVNELQNCRESVTAGYL